The DNA segment ATCAGCGCCGACAACCTCCCCGCCCCCCACTGGCACGCCACCCATCAGGAAGCCCAGGGGCGACTGACGGCCATGGGCCAGGCCCTGGCCGCTTCGGACTGGAAGGCGGTGGACCGGGGGGCCCGCTGGATCTTCGAGGTGCTGCGGCCCCACAACGAGGCCGAGGAGCGGGAGCTGTTCCCCCTGCTGGAGGAGATCGGCGCCGAGGCCCTCCACCAGCGGCTGCATGACGACCACCGCCAGATGTGGGAGCTGAACCTGCAGCTGCTGGCGGAGATCGACGACGGCCAGGTGCGCGCCCCCCGCTCCCTCACCCTGCTGGGCCAGCGGCTGATCGACCTGATCCGCGACCACATCGAGGCGGAAGAGCGCCTGATGCTGCCCCTGCTCAAGGGGAAGACCCTGTTCTGGTCCGACGCGGAGACCCAGGACGGGTACCTCATCCTCGAAAAGAAGCTCATCGCCCCGGAGACCTGGTCCTTCATCGTCCAGGCCCCGCAGGTGGCCCGCGGCCGGAAGCCCGGCCAGTTCTTCATGGTGGCGCCCTTCCCCGAGAGCGAGCGCATCCCCCTCACCCTGGCCGGCGGCGACGCCCGCCGCGGCTACATCCACTTCATCATGCAGGAGGTCGGCGCCACCACGAAGGCCATGGGCCGCCTGAGCGCCGGTGACCGCCTCTACGCCGTGGCCGGCCCCATGGGCGCCCCCACCGAGCTGGTGGGGGAGGGCACCATCGTCCTGATGGCCGGGGGCTACGGCTCCGCCGCCATCCTGCCCGCCGCCGAGGAACTGCACGCCAAGGGCCGCCGGGTCATCACCATCCTGGGCGGGCGCAGCAAGGAGCGCGTGCTCCTCGCCGACGAGCTGGGCGCGGCCTCCGCGGAACTGATCGTCACCACCGACGACGGCAGCCTGGGCCGCCAGGGACTGGTCACCGACGCCCTGAAGGAACTCATCGCCCGGGAACCCATCGCCCAGGTGGTGGCCGTGGGCCCGCTGCCCATGATGCGGGCCGTCTCCAACCTGACCCAGCCCCACGGCATCTTCACCCTGGTGAGCCTCAACGCCCTGATGGTGGACGGCACCGGAATGTGCGGCGGCTGCCGCGTGAGCGTGGGCGGCCAGACCAAGTTCGCCTGCTTCGACGGCCCCGATTTCGACGGCCACCAGGTGGACTTCGACATGCTCCGCATGCGCCAGGACTGGTACAAGGAAGAGGAAAAGGGCATCTGCGACCCCTCGGAATGCCGCATCGGCCGCGTGGCCGCCACGGGTCCGGTGGACTATTCCCAGTACCTGAACGAGCCCGTGACTGAACTGGACTGGCAGAACCTGGACCTGCGCGCCATCAAGCCCAGCCAGAAGATGAAGATCCCCCGCCAGGATATGGCCTGCCAGTCGCCCGAGATGCGCGTGGGTAACTTCGACGAAGTGAGCCTGGGGCTCTCCGCCGACCAGGCGAAGCTGGAGGCCGCCCGCTGCATCATGTGCAAGCACCCCACCTGCATCGAGGGCTGCCCGGTGAGCATCAACATCCCGGCCTTCCTCCAGCGGATCGTGGACGGCGATCCCCAGGGCGCCGCCCGCGTCATCAAGGAGAGCTCCTCGCTGGGCTCCGTCTGCGGCCGCGTGTGTCCGCAGGAGAAGCAGTGCGAGATCAAGTGCGTGGTGGGCATCAAGGGCCTGCCCGTGTCCATCGGCCGCCTGGAGCGCTTCGCCAGCGACTCCATGCTGGGTTCCCAGGAGCTGCCGCCCGTCGAGCCCCCCACCGGCAAGAAGGTGTCCGTCATCGGCGCGGGTCCCGCGGGCCTCACGGTGGCCGGCGAGCTGATCAAGAAGGGCCACAAGGTCACCGTCTACGACGCCTTCCACAAGCCCGGCGGGGTGATGCTCTACGGCATCCCCGAGTTCCGCCTGCCCAACCGGATCGTCGATCAGGAAGTGGATACCCTCCGCCGCCTGGGCGTGACCTTCGTGATGAACACCCTCGTGGGCCGCAGCATGACCCTGGAGGACCTGCGCCGCGAGCACGACGCGGTGTTCATGGGCACCGGCGCCGGCCTGCCCAAGATGATGGGCATCCCCGGCGAGGAGTACAAGGGCGTCTACACCGCCAACGAGTTCCTCACCCGCATCAACCTGATGCGCGCCGACCTCTTCCCCAACTACACCACGCCGGTGACGGTGGGGAAGAACGTGGTCATCGTGGGCTGCGGCAACACGGCGATGGACGCCGCCCGCGCCGCCCGCCGCATGGGCGCCGAGAAGGTGACGGTGGTCTACCGCCGCACCGTGAAGGAATCCACGGCCCGGAAGGAGGAGCTGGAGCACGCGCAGGAAGAGGGCGTGGACTTCAAGTTCCTCACCACCCCCGTCCAGCTCCACGGGAACGAGAAGGGCTGGATGACCCACGCGGAGTGCGGGGTGATGGAGCTGGGCGAGCCCGGCCCCGACGGCCGCCGCAGCCCCAAGATGACCGACGAGCGCCTGATGCTCCCCTGCGAGACCCTGGTGGTCGCCCTGGGCTTCGACGTCAATCCCCTCCTCGCCATGACCGACAAGGGCCTCAAGACCCTCAAGGGCGGGGTCGTGGTGGTGGACGACGAGACGGGGGAGACCTCCCTTCCCGGGGTCTTCGCCGGGGGCGACGTCATCACGGGCGGAGCCACGGTGATCCTGGCCATGGGCCAGGGCCGGCGGGCCGCTGCGGCCATCCATCAGCGGCTCGTACCCGAGCCCCAGGGCGTGGTCTGACCACCCGACCTTTGTGATCAAGTTGACCGAACGATCAGGTACGATGGTGGTGGCGTAAGCCCTGTCCCGAATACCCAGTCCCGGAGATCCCCCCGCCCCCGGAAGGAGTGAACCATGACCCAGAGAGTGATGAAGACTTTGGATGGAAACGAGGCCACCGCCTCGGTCGCCCATCGCCTCAGCGAGGTCATCGCCATTTATCCGATCACGCCGTCGTCCAACATGGGCGAGTGGTCGGACGAGTGGAGTTCCCAGGGGAAGACCAACGTCTGGAAGACCATTCCCTCGGTCATCGAGATGCAGTCCGAGGGCGGCGCCGCGGGCGCGGTCCACGGCGCGCTCCAGGCCGGCAGCCTGACGACGACCTTCACGGCGTCCCAGGGACTGCTCCTGATGATCCCCAACATGTACAAGATCGCCGGCGAGCTGACGCCCTTCTGCATGCACGTCACGGCCCGCACCCTCGCGGCGCACGCGCTGAGCATCTTCGGCGACCACTCCGACGTGATGTCCTGCCGCATGACCGGCTTCGCCATGCTGTCCTCGGAGAGCGTGCAGCAGGCCCATGACTTCGCGGCCATCTGCCACTCCGCCACCCTGCGCAGCCGCGTGCCCGTCCTGCACTTCTTCGACGGCTTCCGCACCAGCCACGAAGTCGCCAAGATCGAGATCCTCAACGACGAGGACCTGCGCCACATGGTGCCCGACGAGCTGGTGGCCGACTTCCGCAAGATGGCCCTGACCCCCGATCGCCCGGTGATCCGCGGCACGGCCCAGAACCCCGACACCTTCTTCCAGGCCCGCGAAGCCTGCACCCCCTACTACAAGGCCTTCCCCGCGATCGTGCAGCAGGAGATGGACCGCTTCGCCGCCCTGACGGGCCGCGACTACCGCCTCTACGACTACTACGGCCACCCCGAGGCCGAGCGCGTCGTGGTCATCATGGGCTCCGGCTGCGACGTCACCCATGAGTACGTCGAGTGGGCCGTGAAGCAGGGCGAGAAGATCGGCGTCCTCAAGGTCCGCCTCTTCAGGCCCTTCGCCATCGAAGAGTTCGTCCGCGCCCTCCCCGCCTCCGTGAAGAAGATCGCCGTCATGGACCGCTGCAAGGAGCCCGGCTCCCCCGCGGATCCCATGCACCTGGACGTCATCGCCGCCCTGCGCGAAGGCCGCGAGGAAGGCCACACCACGCTCGATCCCATCGTCGTGGGCGGCCGTTACGGCCTGTCCTCCAAGGAGTTCACCCCGGCCATGGTCCAGGCCATCTACGAGAACCTGGCCAAGGACAAGCCGAAGAACCACTTCACCATCGGCATCGTGGACGACGTCAGCCACACCTCGCTGCCCTACGACGCCAGCTTCGACGTGGAACCCTCCGACGTCACCCGCGCGCTGTTCTACGGCCTCGGCGCGGACGGCACGGTGGGCGCCAACAAGAACTCCATCAAGATCATCGCGGAAGAGACCGACAACTTCGGCCAGGGCTACTTCGTCTACGACTCCAAGAAGTCCGGCGCCATCACCATCAGCCACCTGCGCTTCGGGCCCCGCCCCATCAAGAGCGCCTACCTGGTGACCAAGGCGAACTTCATCGCCTGCCACCAGACGAGCTTCCTCGACAAGTACGAGATGCTCGAGACCGCCGTGCAGGGCGCCACCTTCCTCCTGAACACGCCCCACAGCAGCGAGACCGTGTGGGAGACGCTGCCCACGGAAGTGCAGGAAGCCATCATCGAGAAGCAGCTCAAGGTCTACGTGATCGACGCCTACGAAGTGGCGAAGAACACGGGCATGGGCGTCCGCATCAACACCATCATGCAGACCTGCTTCTTCGCCATCTCCGGCGTGCTGCCCCGCGAGGAGGCCATCGCCCAGATCAAGAAGGCCATCAAGAAGACCTACGGCAAGAAGGGCGACGCCATCGTCCAGAAGAACTTCGTGGCCGTGGACGAGACCCTGGCCCACCTCCACGAGATGAAGGTCCCCGCCACCGTCACCGCCACCCGCAAGCGTCCCCCGATGGTCGCCGACGAGGCCCCCGACTTCGTCAAGCGCGTCAGCGCCGTGATGATGGAGGGCAAGGGCGACCTGCTGCCCGTCAGCGCCTTCCCCGTGGACGGCACCTGGCCGGTGGGCACCACCAAGTGGGAGAAGCGCAACATCGCGCTCGAGATCCCCGAGTGGGACGCCTCCATCTGCATCCAGTGCAACAAGTGCGCGATGGCCTGCCCCCACGCCGCCATCCGCGCCAAGGTCTATTCCCCCTCCGAGCTGGAAGGCGCTCCCGCCACCTTCAAGGGCGTGGACTACAAGGGCCCCGAGTACAAGGGCCAGAAGTACACCATCCAGGTGGCCCCCGAGGACTGCACCGGCTGCACCCTGTGCGTCGAAGTCTGCCCCGCCAAGGACAAGAGCAATCCCAAGCACAAGGCCATCGACATGGTGCCCCAGGCCCCGCTGCGCGAGGCCGAAGCCGCCAACTTCAAGTTCTTCCTCGACCTGCCTGAAGTGGACCGCACCACGGTCAAGCTCGACGTGAAGGGCACCCAGTTCCTGGAGCCCCTGTTCGAGTTCTCCGGCGCCTGCTCCGGCTGCGGCGAGACCCCCTACGTCAAGCTGCTCACCCAGCTGTTCGGCGACCGCACCCTGATCGCCAACGCCACCGGCTGCTCCAGCATCTACGGCGGCAACCTGCCCACGACGCCCTACACCACGAACCGCGACGGCCGCGGGCCCGCCTGGGCCAACAGCCTGTTCGAGGACAACGCGGAATTCGGCCTGGGCCTGCGCCTCTCCGTGGACAAGCACCAGGAATTCGCCCTGGAACTGATGCACCGCCTGGCCGCCCAGCTCGGCGACGAACTGGTCGCCGGCATCGCCACCGCGGATCAGGCCACCGAGGCCGGGATCAAGGCGCAGCGCGAGCGCGTCGAGATCCTGAAGCAGAAGCTGGCCGCCATCGCGCTGCCCGAGGCCAAGATGCTGCTCGACCTGGCCGACTACCTGGTCAACAAGAGCGTCTGGATCCTGGGCGGCGACGGCTGGGCCTACGACATCGGCTACGGCGGCCTGGACCACGTCCTCGCCTCCGGCCGCAACGTGAACGTCCTCGTGCTCGACACCGAGGTCTACTCCAACACCGGCGGCCAGGCCTCCAAGTCCACGCCCATGGGCGCCGGCGCCAAGTTCGCCATGGCCGGCAAGAGCATGCCCAAGAAGGACCTCGGCATGATCGCCATGACCTACGGCGGCATCTACGTGGCCAAGGTCGCCTTCGGCTTCCGCGACGCGCAGACGGTCAAGGCCTTCCAGGAAGCCGAGTCCTACAACGGGCCCAGCCTCATCCTGGCCTACAGCCACTGCATCGCCCACGGCTTCGACCTGGCCCACGGCTGCGACCAGCAGAAGATGGCCGTGGATTCCGGCCACTGGCCGCTGTTCCGCTTCGACCCCCGCCGCATGGAGAAGGGCGAGACCCCGCTCCAGATGGACTCCGGCGCGCCGAAGATCTCGCTGGGCCAGTACGTCCGCAACGAGACCCGCTACCGCATGATCGAGCAGCAGAACCCCGAGCACTTCAAGAAGCTCCTCGACCAGGCGCAGCACGACACCACCAACCGCTTCTCCGTCTACGAACAGCTGGCGAAGCTCTCCATCAACGCCAAGGAAAGCTAGGGAGCAGCCATGAACCTCTCCACCACCTACCTCGGCCTTGATCTCGCGCACCCCCTGATGGCGGGCGCCTCCCCCATGGTTGACGACATGGGAATGGTGAAGCGCCTCGAAGACGCGGGCGCCTCCGCCCTCGTGATGCACTCGCTCTTCGAGGAGCAGATCACCCGCGAAGAGCTGGGCACCATCATGGACATGGAGCTGCACGCCAACTCCAATCCGGAAGCCCTCTCCTACTTCCCCGAGCCCGACGAGTTCCGCCTGGGCCCCGAGAAGTACCTGGAGCAGCTCCGCCGCGTGAAGGAGGCCGTGTCCGTCCCGGTCATCGCCTCCCTCAACGGCACCACGCCCGCGGGCTGGCTGCACTACGCCCAGCTCATGGAGCAGGCCGGCGCGGACGCCCTGGAGCTGAACGTCTACTACCTGGCGACGGACCCCTCGGAGTCCGCCGCCCAGGTGGAGAAGCGCACCCTGGACGCCGTGAAGATGGTCAAGTCCCAGGTGAAGATCCCCGTCGCCGTGAAGCTCTCGCCCTTCTTCTCCTCCCTGGCCCACTTCGCCGTGGAGCTGGAAGCCGCGGGCGCGGACGGCCTGGTGCTCTTCAACCGGTTCTTCCAGCCCGACATCAATGTGGAAGAGCTGATCGCCGAGCCCAGCCTCCAGCTGTCCACGCCGTCGGACCTTCTCCTCCGCCTGCGCTGGCTCGCGGTGCTGCGGCACCACGTCAAGGGCAGCCTCGCCATCACCGGCGGCGTCCACGACGCCGTGGGGGCCCTCAAGGCCATCATGGCGGGCGCGGACGCGGTCCAGATGGTCTCCGCCCTCCTCATCCACGGCCCCGAGCGCCTGGCCCAGTCCCGGGCCATCCTCGCCGAGTGGCTGGAGGAGCACGAGTATGCGTCCCTGGCCCAGGCCCGGGGCAGCATGAGCCTGGAGAAGTGCCCCAACGCCCAGGCCTTCACCCGCGCGAACTACATGCGGATCCTCAACGGATGGCGGGCCTGACCCCACGCATCCCGTGCCAAGACCCCCGGGTGATGCCGGGGGTCTTGCACATTGCAGTCGAGGACGCATTCTTCGAATATGTTTTGACCTGAAGATCGTCTATCATTGGCAGTGACCATCCGATCTCAACTGCGCAGGTGACCATGCTCCCTCTGTCCCAGTCCTCCGGTTACGCCGTACTCGCCATGAGCTGCCTCGAAGATCCGGGCGGCAAGCCCACCCTCGTCGTGGACGTGGCCGCGCGGACGGGCTTTCCCCGCCCCTACCTCTCCAAGATGATCCACAAGCTGGCGA comes from the Geothrix sp. 21YS21S-4 genome and includes:
- the gltA gene encoding NADPH-dependent glutamate synthase — its product is MPDTATNLISADNLPAPHWHATHQEAQGRLTAMGQALAASDWKAVDRGARWIFEVLRPHNEAEERELFPLLEEIGAEALHQRLHDDHRQMWELNLQLLAEIDDGQVRAPRSLTLLGQRLIDLIRDHIEAEERLMLPLLKGKTLFWSDAETQDGYLILEKKLIAPETWSFIVQAPQVARGRKPGQFFMVAPFPESERIPLTLAGGDARRGYIHFIMQEVGATTKAMGRLSAGDRLYAVAGPMGAPTELVGEGTIVLMAGGYGSAAILPAAEELHAKGRRVITILGGRSKERVLLADELGAASAELIVTTDDGSLGRQGLVTDALKELIAREPIAQVVAVGPLPMMRAVSNLTQPHGIFTLVSLNALMVDGTGMCGGCRVSVGGQTKFACFDGPDFDGHQVDFDMLRMRQDWYKEEEKGICDPSECRIGRVAATGPVDYSQYLNEPVTELDWQNLDLRAIKPSQKMKIPRQDMACQSPEMRVGNFDEVSLGLSADQAKLEAARCIMCKHPTCIEGCPVSINIPAFLQRIVDGDPQGAARVIKESSSLGSVCGRVCPQEKQCEIKCVVGIKGLPVSIGRLERFASDSMLGSQELPPVEPPTGKKVSVIGAGPAGLTVAGELIKKGHKVTVYDAFHKPGGVMLYGIPEFRLPNRIVDQEVDTLRRLGVTFVMNTLVGRSMTLEDLRREHDAVFMGTGAGLPKMMGIPGEEYKGVYTANEFLTRINLMRADLFPNYTTPVTVGKNVVIVGCGNTAMDAARAARRMGAEKVTVVYRRTVKESTARKEELEHAQEEGVDFKFLTTPVQLHGNEKGWMTHAECGVMELGEPGPDGRRSPKMTDERLMLPCETLVVALGFDVNPLLAMTDKGLKTLKGGVVVVDDETGETSLPGVFAGGDVITGGATVILAMGQGRRAAAAIHQRLVPEPQGVV
- a CDS encoding dihydroorotate dehydrogenase-like protein; protein product: MNLSTTYLGLDLAHPLMAGASPMVDDMGMVKRLEDAGASALVMHSLFEEQITREELGTIMDMELHANSNPEALSYFPEPDEFRLGPEKYLEQLRRVKEAVSVPVIASLNGTTPAGWLHYAQLMEQAGADALELNVYYLATDPSESAAQVEKRTLDAVKMVKSQVKIPVAVKLSPFFSSLAHFAVELEAAGADGLVLFNRFFQPDINVEELIAEPSLQLSTPSDLLLRLRWLAVLRHHVKGSLAITGGVHDAVGALKAIMAGADAVQMVSALLIHGPERLAQSRAILAEWLEEHEYASLAQARGSMSLEKCPNAQAFTRANYMRILNGWRA
- the nifJ gene encoding pyruvate:ferredoxin (flavodoxin) oxidoreductase codes for the protein MTQRVMKTLDGNEATASVAHRLSEVIAIYPITPSSNMGEWSDEWSSQGKTNVWKTIPSVIEMQSEGGAAGAVHGALQAGSLTTTFTASQGLLLMIPNMYKIAGELTPFCMHVTARTLAAHALSIFGDHSDVMSCRMTGFAMLSSESVQQAHDFAAICHSATLRSRVPVLHFFDGFRTSHEVAKIEILNDEDLRHMVPDELVADFRKMALTPDRPVIRGTAQNPDTFFQAREACTPYYKAFPAIVQQEMDRFAALTGRDYRLYDYYGHPEAERVVVIMGSGCDVTHEYVEWAVKQGEKIGVLKVRLFRPFAIEEFVRALPASVKKIAVMDRCKEPGSPADPMHLDVIAALREGREEGHTTLDPIVVGGRYGLSSKEFTPAMVQAIYENLAKDKPKNHFTIGIVDDVSHTSLPYDASFDVEPSDVTRALFYGLGADGTVGANKNSIKIIAEETDNFGQGYFVYDSKKSGAITISHLRFGPRPIKSAYLVTKANFIACHQTSFLDKYEMLETAVQGATFLLNTPHSSETVWETLPTEVQEAIIEKQLKVYVIDAYEVAKNTGMGVRINTIMQTCFFAISGVLPREEAIAQIKKAIKKTYGKKGDAIVQKNFVAVDETLAHLHEMKVPATVTATRKRPPMVADEAPDFVKRVSAVMMEGKGDLLPVSAFPVDGTWPVGTTKWEKRNIALEIPEWDASICIQCNKCAMACPHAAIRAKVYSPSELEGAPATFKGVDYKGPEYKGQKYTIQVAPEDCTGCTLCVEVCPAKDKSNPKHKAIDMVPQAPLREAEAANFKFFLDLPEVDRTTVKLDVKGTQFLEPLFEFSGACSGCGETPYVKLLTQLFGDRTLIANATGCSSIYGGNLPTTPYTTNRDGRGPAWANSLFEDNAEFGLGLRLSVDKHQEFALELMHRLAAQLGDELVAGIATADQATEAGIKAQRERVEILKQKLAAIALPEAKMLLDLADYLVNKSVWILGGDGWAYDIGYGGLDHVLASGRNVNVLVLDTEVYSNTGGQASKSTPMGAGAKFAMAGKSMPKKDLGMIAMTYGGIYVAKVAFGFRDAQTVKAFQEAESYNGPSLILAYSHCIAHGFDLAHGCDQQKMAVDSGHWPLFRFDPRRMEKGETPLQMDSGAPKISLGQYVRNETRYRMIEQQNPEHFKKLLDQAQHDTTNRFSVYEQLAKLSINAKES